One Natranaerovirga hydrolytica genomic region harbors:
- the yiaK gene encoding 3-dehydro-L-gulonate 2-dehydrogenase, with translation MRVSFETMYKEFLRVLLKKGFAQERAELCAKLFAETSRDGVYSHGLNRFPRFISLIDQGIVNVAATPEKIDTVGFIERWDGNLGPGNLNAYYCMERAIALAKENGMGVVTLKNNNHWMRGGSYGWQAAHANCIGICWTNTLPNMPPWGSTEAKIGNNPMIFAVPRENGEHIVLDMAMSQFSYGQLSNYELKNQSLPVDGGFDTEGHLTKDPVAIQASKRPLPIGYWKGSGLSLMLDLVAMTLSGGRSTLEIGDLDAEYSVSQLFMAFDLSKMPEQSAMYQSIEHTIKDLQNANPSEENNSVRYPGEGTLKKRAENLEKGIPVEPSIWEEVLNL, from the coding sequence ATGAGAGTTTCTTTTGAAACTATGTATAAAGAATTTTTACGTGTATTGTTAAAGAAAGGATTTGCTCAAGAAAGGGCAGAACTTTGCGCTAAGCTCTTTGCAGAAACCAGTCGTGATGGGGTGTATTCTCACGGTTTAAATCGTTTTCCTAGATTCATTTCTCTGATTGATCAGGGTATTGTTAATGTAGCAGCGACTCCTGAGAAAATAGACACTGTTGGTTTCATTGAACGTTGGGATGGTAACTTAGGTCCTGGTAATTTAAATGCTTATTACTGTATGGAACGTGCCATTGCATTAGCTAAAGAAAATGGTATGGGGGTTGTCACTTTAAAGAACAATAATCACTGGATGCGTGGTGGCAGTTATGGTTGGCAAGCGGCTCATGCCAACTGTATCGGTATCTGTTGGACCAATACCCTTCCTAATATGCCGCCTTGGGGCTCCACAGAGGCGAAAATTGGTAATAATCCTATGATATTTGCTGTCCCTAGAGAAAATGGGGAACACATTGTATTGGATATGGCTATGTCACAATTTTCTTACGGTCAGTTAAGCAATTATGAATTAAAGAATCAATCTTTACCTGTTGATGGTGGGTTTGATACAGAGGGTCACTTAACCAAAGACCCTGTAGCCATTCAAGCCTCTAAGCGCCCTTTGCCTATTGGATACTGGAAAGGATCTGGGCTTTCTCTTATGTTAGACTTGGTTGCAATGACTTTATCTGGTGGTCGATCTACTCTAGAAATTGGTGACTTAGATGCAGAATACAGTGTCTCTCAACTATTTATGGCATTTGATTTATCTAAGATGCCTGAGCAAAGTGCTATGTATCAAAGCATTGAGCATACCATAAAAGACTTGCAAAATGCTAATCCATCAGAAGAAAATAATAGCGTTCGCTATCCTGGTGAAGGCACTTTGAAAAAACGAGCCGAAAATTTAGAAAAGGGAATTCCTGTGGAACCTTCTATATGGGAAGAAGTGCTGAATTTATAG